In the Camelus ferus isolate YT-003-E chromosome 34, BCGSAC_Cfer_1.0, whole genome shotgun sequence genome, one interval contains:
- the LOC102512247 gene encoding LOW QUALITY PROTEIN: C-type lectin domain family 12 member B-like (The sequence of the model RefSeq protein was modified relative to this genomic sequence to represent the inferred CDS: deleted 1 base in 1 codon): protein MKQMSNLFFCPVVHLPVITRASSITQLYVAVPPEAGSGHLINPKRIVAEISFHSPTNIFIGSSSLLGPRNHPKGSIMSNDSDCEQPSENTQQTEAIPIVDLEPPLALPPPPAPEDEWSPIPEHTNMHASPFPITLFGTIPVILGVSCLLLLMLCGFFGYQYFQSVQQSESKLKNLNQWIESFQNEEEKFLQIQESLDQNKEILEWLQNQNEYLTKALQELNTKPGDRCGLPPSPWVQYRDHCYHETEEMVSWLECSNICASLNATFLNTERSRLMNILKLLAGDHTWLGLSYKEEDNQWKWEDGSLPSPGLSLPKPGVAFWGKCAYANTHSVGTDDCGTSSSCLCEKPVCAENSDKEG from the exons ATGAAGCAAATGAGTAATCTTTTCTTCTGTCCTGTGGTTCACCTGCCTGTGATCACCCGTGCAA GTAGTATCACACAGCTGTATGTGGCTGTCCCACCTGAGGCTGGGTCTGGACATCTCATCAACCCTAAGAGGATCGTGGCAGAAATATCTTTCCATTCACCTACCAACATCTTTATAGGATCTTCTTCACTACTGGGACCAAGAAATCATCCCAAAGGCTCCATAATGTCAAATGATTCAGACTGTGAACAAccttcag aaaacacacagcagACAGAGGCTATCCCTATTGTGGACTTGGAACCACCTcttgcccttccccctcctcccgctCCAGAGGATGAATGGAGTCCTATTCCCGAGCACACCAACATGCATG CTTCTCCTTTCCCCATTACTCTGTTTGGAACAATTCCTGTGATCCTGGGCGTCTCCTGCCTGCTGCTTTTGATGCTGTGTGGATTCTTTGGTTATCAGT ACTTTCAAAGTGTTCAGCAATCAGAGAGCAAGTTGAAGAACCTTAAT CAATGGATTGAGTCTTtccaaaatgaagaggaaaaattcCTTCAGATTCAAGAATCTCTTGACCAAAATAAAG AAATCCTAGAATGGCTCCAAAACCAGAATGAATATCTCACTAAAGCCTTACAGGAACTGAATACGAAACCAG GAGACAGATGTGGACTTCCTCCGAGTCCCTGGGTGCAGTACCGAGACCACTGCTACCATGAAACCGAGGAAATGGTTTCTTGGTTAGAGTGTTCTAATATTTGTGCCTCGTTGAACgctacatttttaaatacagaaaggaGTAGATTGATG AATATTTTGAAGTTACTTGCGGGAGATCACACTTGGCTTGGTCTGTCTTACAAGGAGGAGGACAATCAGTGGAAGTGGGAAGAtggctccctcccttctcctggccT GAGCCTACCAAAGCCAGGTGTGGCTTTCTGGGGGAAATGCGCTTACGCAAATACGCACAGTGTTGGGACTGACGACTGCGGCACGTCCTCTTCCTGCCTGTGTGAGAAGCCTGTCTGTGCTGAAAACTCAGACAAAGAAGGTTAA